From the genome of Sander lucioperca isolate FBNREF2018 chromosome 1, SLUC_FBN_1.2, whole genome shotgun sequence, one region includes:
- the LOC116048027 gene encoding uncharacterized protein LOC116048027 isoform X2 translates to MRMTPPTAVATVSGTKAAIHNQRAEILASLEEQAENSDNELSLVRQELLEIKKFIFREIPQIKEMLNSSMHLGSPGSLPSPSNPVQIEEIVPGSGVYVPRSVWRSACQASSGTSMARILLLGVFDIETLVKSNLRGGESKVWKGGDGERRSGLDEIKVKAIMDAVMSKHSAVSTGQIGTALNGKMAELRLAMSRKNVT, encoded by the exons ATGAGGATGACCCCCCCTACTGCCGTGGCCACAGTCAGTGGAACCAAA GCTGCCATTCACAATCAACGGGCAGAAATCCTAGCTTCCTTGGAAGAACAAGCAGAAAATAGTGACAACGAGCTCTCACTTGTACGTCAAGAATtgctagaaataaaaaaattcatCTTCAGAG AGATACCTCAGATAAAAGAAATGCTCAATAGCTCCATGCACCTCGGCAGTCCAGGATCTCTCCCCAGCCCTTCAAACCCTGTTCAAATA GAAGAAATTGTCCCGGGTTCAGGTGTTTACGTACCGCGAAGTGTGTGGCGCTCTGCTTGCCAGGCATCCAGTGGGACTTCAATGGCAAGGATTTTGCTGCTTGGGGTGTTTGACATTGAAACACTCGTCAAAAGTAATTTGAGAG GAGGGGAATCCAAGGTTTGGAAGGGGGGAGATGGGGAGAGAAGAAGCGGCCTGgatgaaataaaagtaaaagctATAATGG ATGCAGTTATGTCAAAGCACTCGGCTGTTTCGACTGGCCAGATCGGAACAGCCCTGAATGGGAAGATGGCAGAGCTAAGACTGGCAATGTCCAggaaaaatgttacttaa